TTGATTTGGTCTCTCCCTGAACTGGAGAAGTACAGGTAACTGCAGCTCCTGTATCACTAAATGAAGCCGTAATACCCGATTGTCCCGAACACTGTCTGTTCCAGAAAAGAGCTGATGATCCAACCGGACTTTCAATACCAATCGCCAATTGGCTTACACTTGGATGGGTAACCGCTGGAGTCACTTTTATTTTGGTAATGGTTCCCGTATTATTAACCATTAAAGGAATTGTTATTCTTGGAGCTGATATACCGCTACCGCCTGGACCGTCTGTAATGGCTACAGGACCTCCGCTATAGGTATAAGTATTACAAATTTCACCTGTCACATTATAATCAATCACAAAACTAGGGCTTACTGCATAATAGATGTTATCCACTGCTTCAATCAAAATATAAGCATTGGACGAAGTAGAACCAACAGGAATCGTTATTTGTTCATTACCATCATTAGGGGTATTAGCGGCAATAATACTAAATGTCTTTCCACCATCTTTAGATAATTTGATATTTACATTTGCTGTATTCACCGGCGCTGTATTTGTACCGGCAACATTCCAGGTAATATTCACAGTTGCACCGGAGCTCAATGACTGACCAAACACCGGAGCTGTTACCTGAAAAGGTCCTGATACAGCATCCACGGTTATTACCATTCCATCTTTTGAAACTTGTGGCTGTAATGGATTATTATTTCTTACAGTAGCTGCAAAATTAAGATTCCTAGCTACACTTGATACACTTTCCCAACGGGTTGATAAAACACCGGCCAATACTTTATTGAAATCCGGAAAATATCTTACTAATGAGTTTACCGGAGGAAAAGATCTGAAAGTAGGGCCTGTTGGCTTTGCAGGGTAAGCTGAGGAAATATCTCCCGCTCCAATTTGAGCCGCTGCGGCCTGATCTGTTTGCTCCCAGTTATAGGTATAAGAAATAGTATTAACATCGTTAGTAGATGCTTTTAAAACAAATGCTGTTGATTTAGGAATTGTATAATCGAGTCCGGCATTAATAGTAGGAGCAGGATCTATAAAAGGGGTATTAGTTCCACAGCTTAGGCTGTTTAATTTAGTTCTGATCTGGGTGATACTATTGGTATGATAATAATCGTTAGAATTAAACTGAACATCAGAAGCCGTAGTAATTCCGGTATATGCCATTATGGTACTTCCGCTTCCAGGTTCTACTTTTTGATCTGCCTGCGAAGATCTGTAGGTATAAGAATGTCCGGCTCCCAGCTGATGCCCCATTTCATGAGCGACATAGTCTATATCAAATTTATCTCCTTCCGGAAAATTGTGAGCAGTCCATCCTCCTCCTTTTGAGCTACTCCCACAAATAACTCCTACGAAGGCAGATCCGTTACCGCCTTTCTTATCAATCAGATGTCCCATATCATAATCTTCAGTAGGGATTCTTGCTGATATCTGGGCATGGGCTTCGCTAGGGCCACCATTGATATAAGGATCAGATGCAGGATCTAAGAAAATGATAGTTTCATTATTCGCAATCAGATTAAAATGAAAAGAAAGATCTTTTTCAAAAACACTGTTAAGACGGGTAAGACTAGCATTCATTGCGGCCAGAATTACAGCTTTCTTCTCTACATCTGTAGCTGTTGTAGGGGTTCCGGCTGCCGTTAAATGATACTGTGCATATTCTCCCGTACAGGATAATGCCAATCTGAAAATATTAAAACCAACTGCTTTTTTATTTACAGCATCGTTTTTTTTTTCGGTAGCGTTCTTCTCCACCTCCTCTACTGTGGAACATTCGAAAGGTTCTTTTTCCTGTCCTCTTCTTCCATTGGAATCAAAAACAGCATAAATTGTTCTGTCTTCAGTATAAGGTTCTATAAACTCTGATATCCCGGAACGGGTAATCATAGAAGAAAATCCTACAGGAGATAAACTAAATCTTAAATAGACACTTGGATCTTCCAATGCGGTACCTACATAAGATTTAATATCTGGATATTTTGCCTGTAATTCAGGAGCCATATTGGAAAACTCCCAAACTTGGAATTTTTCCAATCTCCCCTGGGCTGTAGGAAGAGAAATAATAGTTCCTTTTTGACTTGAAAAACGGGCCGGTACATTTTTTAAAAGCTGTTTAAGCTGATTGGCATCCAGAGAATAAAGTCCTGCAAATTCAAGCTTTTCCTGTGATTTTTTAACTTTTTGAGCCCGAAGTTCGGTTCTTGTCCACTGTGAAGACCCAAAGAAAGGAATTACCAGTGCAAAAATGAATAAATAATATTTCATAATCGTCATATTTTAATGTGTTTCACTAAGTTATAAAAAAAAACATTTGTTTTATATTTTTTCACAACATCATGAAAATATATTTTATTTCAATTAAAAACCAGGTTATCACAGGACTTTGCAAGATATATTTGGATGAAACTTTAAAAAATTTTTATCTTTGAAGTTTAGGAGCTGTAAAATGAAAATAAACTTACCTGATAAACTGTATTATTCTATAGGAGAAGTCGCTAAGGCATTCGATGTAAATACTTCATTAATACGATATTGGGAACAGGAATTTCCTATCATCAAACCTAAAAAGAATAGAAAAGGAAATCGTTACTTCACTCCTGAGGATATCAAAAACCTACAGATGATCTATCATTTGGTAAAAGAGAAGGGATACACACTTGATGGAGCCCGTGTTGCTTTAACTACCAACAGTAAGATTTCAGAAACCATTACTATCATTGACCGTCTCGAATTTGTAAAAGCCGAACTTTTAAAACTGAAAGAATCATTGGGTGATAGGGACACTGAGTAGTTTCTTCACCTTCCTTTAAATAATTCTACCCCAAAGAATATTAAGGTCTTAATTTTTAACAGACTGTACTTTTTATATTCTAATATCAACCATTACAACCTTCGTTATTGTGAAGTATGGTTTTTATCAATATGTTTATACTTTATATACACATGATGAGAAAAAACTATTACCAAAAACTGGCTTTTATGGTCATTGTATTGGCTATTCTATTAGCTTTTCAGAAATATACCCGAAAAGATAAGGAGCCTTTTTCGAAGATAAAATTCATTGCCGAAACTTCAGTTAATGTCAACTTAACAGATTTTGACCCCAATATTTTAAGTCCGGAACGTTGGCAAAAGCTCGGCTTTTCTGAAAAACAGGTATCTACTATTCTTAAATATAAAGACATTGTAGGCGGGACTTTTATATCAAAAGAACAACTGAAAAAATGTTATGCTATTTCAGATGAAAAATTTGAAGAACTGAAACCCTTCATTCTGCTTCCTGAAGCTTCTGAAAAGAATAATTCCCAACCTGCTAACAACTTTGATAAGAAAGAAATTAAGGTTTCCGGAAAGTTTAATCCAGATATGAAAACTGTCCGTGATTGGATTAAAATGGGATTCAGTGAAAAACAGGCGGAAGCTATTCTAAAATATAAAAACTATCTTGGAGGAAGCTTTATCAGTAAAGAAAAGTTCAGAGAATGCTTTATCATTTCTCCTGAAAATTATAATAAGCTGGAATCTTATTTACTGTTGCCGGCAAAAACTTCTGAGAACTTTAAAGCCTCTGGAGCCCGTTATCCTGAAAAGATAAAAATACAATATCATACTTTTGATCCGAACCGTCTGGATGTTGAGGGATGGCAAAAACTTGGTTTTTCTGAGAAACAGGCTCAGATTATTGTGAATTACCGCGATAGAAATCTCGGAGGTAGCTTTAAAGATATTGATGATCTACAAAAATGCTTTGTAATTTCTGCCGAGAAATTTCAGGAGATGAAACCTTTTATCAAGCTCAGTCCAGCGACTGTAAAGAAAGAAGAGAAACAGCAAGAAAAAACTGATTTCTCAAAAACAGATCTCAATACCATTACCTTTAAGCAGCTTATAGAGTTTGGACTGGATGAAAAGAGTGCCGGCTCTATGATTGGCTTTAGAAAAAAGCTGAGGGGATTTGTTAATAAACAACAGATTCTGGATACCTATAATATTGATAAGGAAGGGGTTCAAAAATTAATATCCATTGCCCCATTGGATACTTCCAGCGTTCCTAAATACACATTAACAGATGCTCCTGAAGAATGGTTGAAAGATCATCCTTATTTTAAATATTCTGCTGACAAAATTATCTTCTATCGCATCACCTATCCTGATGACAAGAAAATTTTGAAATTTCTGAAATTAAAACCTGAATATGAAGAAAAAATGAAATTATACTTAAAATAAAAACAAGTCATCCTTGCTTATATAAAACATTACCCATACGTCATAAAAAAAGTAGGAAAACCACTTCCTACTTTTTTATTGATAACTTATTAATTATTGAATCTTAATCAATTGTTTTACTTGAGTCTGTAAGCAAACCGTTTAATGCATTAAGCTCATCCTCGGTTAAGTCTCTCCATTTTCCGATTGGGAGATCCAGTTTGATATTCATGATACGAATCCTTTTCAGCTTTTTTACATCATAGCCCAAGTATTCACACATTCTGCGGATTTGCCTGTTTAAACCTTGGGTAAGAATAATTCTGAAATTCATTTCATCAATCTTCTCCACTTCACATTTCTTGGTCACAGTATCCAGAATAGGAACTCCGTTTCTCATTTTTTCCAGAAACCTTGGAGTGATCGGCTTGTCTACACGGACCAAGTATTCTTTTTCGTGATTATTTCTGGCTCGTAGAATTTTATTTACAATGTCACCATCACTGGTTAAAAGAATAAGTCCTTCACTGGGTTTATCCAGCCTTCCGATTGGAAAAATTCTTTTGGGGTGGCTGATATAATCTACGATATTATTCTTTTCACGTTTGGTATCTGTGGTACATACAATTCCTACAGGTTTATTGAAAGCAATATAAACTGGTTTTTCCTGCGGTTCTCTAATGGGCTTGCCATCTACTTCTACCAGATCTTCATCAGAAACTTTGGTTCCCAGTTCAGGAATTTTACCGTTAATTGTTATTCTTCCTTCTTCCAACAGCTTATCAGCTGCTCTTCTTGAACAGTAACCTACTTCTGATAAATATTTATTGATACGTGTCTTTTCCATGAATTCTTTCCGTAACCGGAATTATTTTATTCTCCTTGAAATCTAAAATCATTATTTAAAAACTGAGCTGTAGCATCTTCGATTTTATAATCTCCGATTTTTGTTCTTCTCAATTGTGTTAAATAAGCTCCTACTCCTAATTCCTGCCCAATATCATGAGCGAGACTTCTGATGTAGGTTCCTTTTGAACATCCCACTGTAAAGCTTATCAAAGGAAACTCTATTACAATATCTTTAAGATAATGAATGGTTGTTTTTCTGGACTTCATTTCCACTTCTTCTCCTGCTCTAGCCAGATTATAGGCTCTTTCACCATCAATCTTTATTGCAGAATAAACCGGTGGTTTCTGTTCGATTTCGCCAACGAATTTTTCCAATGCTTCTTTTACCTGTTCTTCAGTGATATGCGAAATATCCTGATGAAGGATTTCAGGCTTTTCAGTGTCGTAAGATTCAGTTTGTACTCCTATTTTAATCTCTGTCCAGTATTCTTTAGGAGCATCCTGAATTTCAGGAATTTTTTTCGTGAATTTTCCACAGCAAACAATCAGAAGCCCGGTTGCTCTTGGATCCAGGGTTCCTGCATGTCCGATTTTAAATTTTTTAGGAAGGTCAAACTCCCTTTTAAGTTTATATTTCATTTTATTGACAGCCTGGAAGGAAGTCCAGTCCAAAGGCTTATCCAATAAAAAAATGTATCCTGATTTCAGTTCTTCCGCCGTCATTAATGGATATATGAATGTTTTTTATTTAAAGAAATAAAAATAGATTAGTAAAGCAATTCCTACGAAAATACGGTACCATCCCCAAGGTCTGAAACCATATTTGTTAAGTACACCAATGAATGCTTTGATAGCAATAAGAGCTACAATAAATGCCACCACATTTCCTATCACGAAGATCATAATGTGATCCTGTGAAGCCATAATCATTTCATATCCTTTCTGTGGATTAGCCGTTTCTTTTCCCCATGTCTTTACAAAAACAGAATACACTGTTACCGCCAACATAGTAGGCACTGCAAGAAAGAAAGAAAATTCTGCAGCTGCTTTTCTGGTAAGTCCCTGTGTCATCCCTCCAATAATAGATGCTGCACTACGGCTTGTTCCCGGCATCATTGCCAGACACTGCCAGAATCCTATGGTTACCGCCTTTCTTATCGTAATTCCTTTTTCATCATCAATTTTAGGGTTTTTAAACCATTTATCAGCAAACAATAAAACTACTCCACCTAAAACCAATACTGAAGAAATAGCAATCTGATTTCCCAGAACGGCTTCAATTTTATCATCGAATAAATATCCTAATACCAATGCAGGAACTACTGCAAAGGCCAGTTTAAAATAAAACTGAATATTATTCAAATCGAAAAACTTCTTCCAATACGCCACTACAACTGACAAAATAGCCCCAAACTGAATGGAAACCTGAAACATTTTCAAAAATTCATCATCGGGCATTCCCAATAAATTGGCAGTGAATCCCATGTGTGCTGTAGATGAGATAGGAAGATATTCTGTTAATCCCTCTACAATGGCAATAATAATTGCTTTGATTAAATCCATATTCTTTTACAAAAATTAAAAGATTAAGAGATTGAGATATTTAAAGTACTGGACTCTAAATGTCTTAATCTCTTAATCTCAAAATATAAATTTTTAATTTATTTTCTTTTTAAAATAGCGTAGACTTCTATTACAAAACCTATCACAACAAATAACGGAGCAATTCTGATCCTTCTGATAGAAAAGATATCGTCATTCCAAGAATTGGGGTCAAATTTACCATCTACGGTATTGGCATCAGCTCCCATCATCAAAAGAAATCCAACCACAATAAATGCCAGCCCGATCAGCATCCATTTAAAGTTCTCTTTTCCGAAGTAGAATGTATTTTCCTGTGGCACTTCTGCTTCGCTTCCGAAGTCTGAAGCAGAAAATTTATTTGTTTTTTTGCTCATTTTTAAGAGTAATATAAGTCGTCAACGTTTGATTTTAAGAATCTCCATGTTGCAAAAATAGTACTTAAGACGGAAATAAAAATTCCTACTCCCAATACTAAGATTACCAACCAGAAATACTGATTATTGTCCTGTACAAAAGCGGATCCTATCTGGCTTGTAAAATAATACCAAACACCCCCTAAGGCAATAAGACCAATTACAGAACCAATAGCCCCTAAAACAATGGCTTCAATGATAAAAGGCTTAAGAATAAATCTTCTTTTTGCGCCCACCAGCTGCATCGTTTTAATAATAAATCTCTTGGAGAAAATTTTAAGACGGATAGAATTGTTAATTAACACTACAGCCAATACTAAAAACAACAATGAAAATCCAAAGATCCATTTTAAAATTCTGCTCAGGTTATTGTACACATCTACCATCAAAGTACTGTCATTCTTTACATCGATAATGCCAGGAACTGATTTTATGACTTTGATCGCTTCATCAATTTTCGCAGGATCTACATATTCAGGTTTTAAAGCAACTTCAATAGATGATGGGAAGATATTTTCTTCAAATAACGCATCACTATCAATCCCCATACTCTTTTTAGCTTCCTTTGCAGCCATGCTTCTTGAAATATAGGTTGCTTTTTTTACAGGAGCTAACGTCTGTACCTTTTTAAAAGTTTCTTCCTCTAGTTTTGCAATTTTTACAGAATCTTTAGCGTCATAATTTTCATCAAAGTAAGCGTTCACCACCAATTGTTCTTTGATATAGTCAGAATACTTCTGGGCATTAATTAAAATAAGTCCCATTAATCCTAACAAAAATAACACTAAGGCAATACTTATCACTACTGTAATATTGCTGGACCGAAGCCTTTTCTTATTAAACTCATCTACAGATTTAGCCATTAATATTAAAATTTTTGGCTAAAATAGAAAAAATCTTCCGAAATTTGGGAACGAAAAAGAGAAAATCACTGTTAATAAAATCATAAAAAACATTGAGTGTAAAAGCAAAAAAGCATCTTGGTCAACACTTTTTGACAGATGAAAACATCGCAAGAAAAATTGTAGAAGGTCTTAGTTTTGAGAACTATAATAACATCATGGAAGTAGGTCCCGGAATGGGGGTTCTTACCAAATATCTTCTTGAAAAAGATCAGAACATTTATCTTGCCGAAATTGACACGGAATCTATAGAATACCTGAAAAATAATTATTCTAAGGTTACGGAAAGTACTTTTGTAGGAGATTTCCTGAAGCAGGATTTTAATTTTATCAAAGATGAGCAGATTGCGATTATCGGGAACTTCCCGTATAATATTTCATCGCAGATATTATTCCAGATCGTTGATTATTACGAGCTGATTCCTGAAATGGTGGGAATGTTCCAGAAAGAAGTAGCTGAAAGAACCGCTGCTGTTCCAAGAACTAAAAATTATGGTATTCTTTCCGTTCTTATTCAGGCTTATTATGACGTTTCCTATATGTTTACGGTCCATGAGAATGTCTTTAATCCACCACCAAAGGTAAAATCGGGCGTTATCCGCCTTACAAGAAATCCTAAAGAAGGACTAACCGGTAATGAGATTCTTTTTAAGCAGATTGTAAAGACAGGTTTCAATCAAAGAAGAAAAAAACTCTCCAATGCATTAAAGACACTGAACATTCCTGAAGCTTTGAAAGGTCATGAATTTTTAGATAAAAGAGCAGAAGAACTTAGTGTTTCTGACTTCATCCACTTTGCTAACCTCTGGAAAGAAAACCAATAAGATATATAAAAAAACTCCTTTAATGAGGAGCTTTTATCAGTATTTCTATAAAAAGAAAGCCTTTCAGATGAAAGGCTTTCTTTTATTATATTATTCTCTGTTTTTCAACATGATCCAACCGGACCAGTTCATCTGAGTTTTAGATTTTGGATATTCATAAGTAAACTTATACCAATACGTTGCAGATGGCAATCTCTTACCCAGTAAAGTACCATCCCAAATTGGTGTTTCTTTTGTGAACCTGAACATCTCTACTCCATACCTGTCATAGATAGAACCTGTAAAGTTTTTGAACTGACCCAAAGCCTTTAGATCTAATACATCATTAATTCCATCATTATTGGGAGTAATAAAATTATTGATCTGTAAAGTAAAGAAGTCAAAAGTTCCTACACAGTGAGTTCCTACTCTTCTTACCAGAATGGTATAATTCACATTATCTAAAAGTCCAGAAAACACATTAGATTCCTGCCATGTAATTCCATTATCAATAGAATATTCCAGACTGCTTGGCGTATTATTCATTGGAGGATTTTCTGCAGTAACTGTCAGTGTTTTTTTAGATGTCTGATAATCTATTCCGGTTACATAAGGAATGGCAGCTCCTAATACTTTAGCAGAGAAGATTTTTTTACAATATCCATTATCAATTTCAACGGTATAGATTCCCCATTTCTCAACATCTATCTTTTGGGTAGTAGCTCCTGTACTCCATTTGTATTTATATTTAGGTCCGGCTCCTGCATCAAGAGTAACACGATCTCCGTCACATATTTCAACGTCTGCCAATGTACTTTTAATTTCAGGAACAACCTCAATTCTTATGGTTGCAGGATTAAGAGATTTACATCCTTTTGCTCCTATTGCATATACAGTAAATACGGTAGTCTGGTGTAGGGTAACCGTCTGCATATTGCCTGTTCCCGGGAAGTTGCTCCAAAGATAAGTATCTCCTCCTTCAGCCGTAAGTGTTACAGATTCTCCCGGGCATATCTGTATAGAAGATGTTTTCAGTTTAGCAACTGGGGTTTCTTCTTTAAGTAATTTCAACTCAACCAATTTGCTACAGAAACCTCCGTTGGAAACAACCACATATAATATCTGACCATCATTACCATTGTAGTTAAGGATATTTTGGATATAACTATTATTCTCAGCAACAGCATCCGTCTTATTTTCATAAAACTTGAATATAGCTCCCGGAGTTGTGCTAATTGTTGGTTTAATGCTACTTAAATCAAAAGTGGTAATATCCGGCGTAGTACAAAGCAGTAATGTAGCATCATTTGCCTGAGGTGTTGTCCCTCCATGAATTTCTATGGAAGCTTTACCCGGACAAGGGTTTCCAGGGACACTTACCTGAATAGTATAGGTCCCGGGTTGTGTAGCGGTAACTACATTGGTGGTAGCATTAGGAATCAAAGTTCCGTTATAAAACCACTGGTATAATAAGTTCGGATCATTTACAGAAGCGGTAAGTATCTGAGGTACATTATCACATACATTAATATCGCTAGGTAATTTTGTTCCACCAGGGCCTAAAAGATCTACGCCTATATTGAAGGATCCTCCTTCCAAAAATACTGCGGAATCATAACTATGGTCAAGATAATCAGCAATAACCATTTTGAAGTGATATTGCTGTCCTGCTACTACATCAGCTACTGCTGTAAGCGGAACCGTTCTTCCATTAAAGTTTGTTTCAATATTGGCAGTATTATACCCTCCAAAATACTGTTGATTTACAGCTCCACAAGTAGTTCCGATTGCAGGGTGAATATTGGTAATACTTACCGGTCCGGCTCCTCCCGGTAATATTGCCATGTTTGTGTAAGGGCCTCCCGATGTAGGCTTCAGTAATATAATGAAAGCATCCGCATATTTACATGGGAATGTCCCCGTATATTCTTCAGATGCAAGTAAATAATTAAATTTAATTTGAGAAGTGGTAGGAACAAAGTCAAACTCCAGAAGTACCGCGTCATTTAAATCAGCTTCCGGCACTCCAATAACCTGTGCCAAATCAGTATCCGTTCCACCACCATTGGTATCACTATTGCTGGCTTCAAAATTATTACCAGCCTTTCTTGCATATCCCGTCGAAAGAACAATTCCGTCTTTAAAAGGGAAATTAGTTGTTGCCTTATGGAAGTATCCCCAGGCTCTGTTTGCATCACCTACAGCATGATTAGGTGTGATTTTCACATTGGTTACATTAGGAGTAATACAGGTATTTGTTCCAGATGAAATCAATACATCTTTTACCAATTTTTCTATACTAAAACTGGATTCCGGGTATCCCGGAGCATTCACATCAATAAAAGCTCCGGCCTTTTTAGACTGAGCAGTCGCCTGCTTTTTCATAAATGGCCTAGGCTGATGATTCTGAGAAAACGAAAAATTCGAGATGAATAAAAAAAACAAACAAAGCGGTAGGTATCTTATCATAATATTTTTGTTTCAACAAATTTAATTTTTTTTTAAATATACCATACACATATTTATGTTTTTTATAAAAAAACTACAACATTTCAAGCAACAATACACATTTACCAATAATTAAACCGTTTTTAATAAAATGATAATTCAAATTCCAAATATAATTTATAAAATTCATCACCAATCTGGAAAATATTAAAATAACAATTAAAGTTCAATACCAAAAACAACAAAACCTTCCAAAAAAAAGGAAGGTTTTGCTGTTTATTTAATATTTATAAATAATTTTAATTTCTGTTTTTCAATAAAATCCAACCTGAACGTTGTTCCAGTTTCTTATTGGCAGGATTTTCCCACTGAACTCTATACCAGTAAGTCCCTGTAGGCAAATTAATTCCTTTTAGAGATCCTCGCCATATAACGTCTCCTTTTGTTGCCTTGAAAACCTCAGCTCCATACCTATCAAAAATAGAAGCTGCAAAATCCTTATATCCACTGATTCCACTAAAATCTATGGTGTCATTTATCCCATCCATATTAGGAGTAATGGCATTGCTGAGTACAAAGGTGAAATAATCTATTGAAGTTCCACATTTTGCATTTTTTACTCTAACCATTAAATGATACATTGTATTATCCAGAACTCCATTAAACACATTTGAGCTTTGCCAGGTCACTCCATTATTAATAGAGTATTCTAAGGTACCTCCTGTTGGGTTACTCGCTGTAAGTGTTAATATATTCTTATCATATACAACATTAATAATTTCAGGAAGATCAGGATTGATAAGCTGTGCAGTAAAGACTTTAGAACATACTCCGTTACTAATTGTTACAGAATAAGTTCCTGCAACTTTTGTAGTAATCGTCTGGGTAGTAGCTCCCGTATTCCATAGGTAGGTATAATTTGGCCCTGCTCCTGCATCAAGAATTCCATTATCTCCAGCACATACATATACATTTTCTAATGTAGACACAATAGCAGGAACTACTTCAATTTTCACTTTAGCAGCAACAAGAGAACTACACCCGTTTCCTCCCAGTGCAAATACAGAATATTCTGTAGTGATTGTAGGAGTTACTACCTGCGTATCTCCATTCCCGGCAAGACCTACCCAATTATAAGTAATTCCACCTGTAGCGGTAAGAGTAACAGATTCACCGGCACATATTTTCATTTTATCCGCTGAAACTCCCGCTATTGGAGGTCCTACCTGAACTACAACAGTTGCCGGTGTAGCAGAAGGGCATCCATTAGCTCCTATAGCAGTTACGGTATATGTCGTAGTAACTGTTGGAGATACAGTTTGTGTATTTCCGGTACCTGTAAGCCCATTCCCCCAAGCATAGGTAGTCCCACCAGAGGCAGTTAAAACTACTGATTCCCCCTCACATATACGAGAATGAGACGATACAAGCGCTGCAACCGGTGCTACTTTATCCTGAGTTACTGTTACCGTGGAATTATAGGAACAACTCAGATTTCCAGGCTGAAACACATTGGCAACAGTCAATGTATAAGTTCCGCCTGCACTCACGACTGGGGTAAGTGTATTAGCCCCTGACACGATATTACCTCCAACTGTAGTCCAGGTAATTGTAGATCCAGCTGGCAGTACAGAAGCTGATGCATTAAGTGTAATTTGAGGAGTTGTACAGGTAATAGTCTGCGGTGCTGCAATTGTCAGGGTTGTTTCTGCTGTTCTCAATAATTGTAGAGAAACTACATAGCTACAACCGCCGTTGCTAACCCTTACATAGATTGTCTGATTTGCTGAAGTAGGTGAATATGTTGTAGGAGCTGCAATAGAATTAGCATTACCGGCATTAGCATCAGCCTGAATTACATAATAGGTAAATGTTACCCCTGTGGCTGTAGTAATTTGTCCTTCCGATTCTTTAAGGTTATAGGTTAATCCTGGCTGATAACACTTATGTAGAATTGCATTTTGTGCGGTAAAGGGTTCTGACACTTCTATAGTAAGCGTTGCAGGTGTAGCAGAAGCACATCCGTTAGCACCAATAGCAGTCACAGTATATGTTGTAGTAACTGTTGGTGATACAGTTTGTGTATTTCCATTTCCCGGAAGACCTCCTCCCCAATTATATGTTGCTCCTCCTGAAGCTGTTAATGTCATAGATTCTCCTTTACAAATCTTTAATTTAGGAGCTGTAAGGGATGGATTGGGTGGCGCACTGTTTCCCGTCACCGTTACTGTTGCAGTCGCTGTACAGTTGATATTTCCAGGCTGATATACCTGTGATATCGTTAATGTATATGTTCCCGGTGCATTAATTACAGGATTTAGCGTATTTCCTCCTGAAACAATATTTCCTCCTGTAGTAGTCCAGCTAAATGTAGCCCCCGTAGGATAAACTGAAGCCGAAGCATCC
This Chryseobacterium sp. G0162 DNA region includes the following protein-coding sequences:
- a CDS encoding choice-of-anchor L domain-containing protein, whose protein sequence is MLNRRKGSLFLVLFFVFIGSFIFAQNRVVKKGVPSKNNSATAKAGAFIDVNTSNYPESSYSITQLVKDVLISGGGCASNNVSGVVVYPNLPPSNQNRSWGYFNKGTTNFPFNRGVILSTGFAKNAGNSFIADLNDDLGTGGDLDLATALNIPNDKLANATYIEFDFVAVSSEITFKYIFASKEYQDNFPCNITDGFALLLKKAGDPTYTNMAVLPGGAGPVSVTNIRPAYPNCGPKNEAYYGGTNTAQIETNFNGRTIPLTAKATVIPGQSYHFKMVLADFQDANYDSAVFLDAGSFDLGVSILGPGGVKLPSSVNMCDNTPQTFTASVQVPNVTYQWFLNNNPIAGATNASYTATQPGVYTVKVYIQGSSCPGEATITVVGGTSPTVQNATLTACYAAGNATFNLPVAQPAISTTAGAVFTYYTTLADANAGNANTIPNPTTYQSAGGTVYVRVRNGFCAKVAELTLVKAPQMTGSIVPPSVLTCANSQITLDASASVYPTGATFSWTTTGGNIVSGGNTLNPVINAPGTYTLTISQVYQPGNINCTATATVTVTGNSAPPNPSLTAPKLKICKGESMTLTASGGATYNWGGGLPGNGNTQTVSPTVTTTYTVTAIGANGCASATPATLTIEVSEPFTAQNAILHKCYQPGLTYNLKESEGQITTATGVTFTYYVIQADANAGNANSIAAPTTYSPTSANQTIYVRVSNGGCSYVVSLQLLRTAETTLTIAAPQTITCTTPQITLNASASVLPAGSTITWTTVGGNIVSGANTLTPVVSAGGTYTLTVANVFQPGNLSCSYNSTVTVTQDKVAPVAALVSSHSRICEGESVVLTASGGTTYAWGNGLTGTGNTQTVSPTVTTTYTVTAIGANGCPSATPATVVVQVGPPIAGVSADKMKICAGESVTLTATGGITYNWVGLAGNGDTQVVTPTITTEYSVFALGGNGCSSLVAAKVKIEVVPAIVSTLENVYVCAGDNGILDAGAGPNYTYLWNTGATTQTITTKVAGTYSVTISNGVCSKVFTAQLINPDLPEIINVVYDKNILTLTASNPTGGTLEYSINNGVTWQSSNVFNGVLDNTMYHLMVRVKNAKCGTSIDYFTFVLSNAITPNMDGINDTIDFSGISGYKDFAASIFDRYGAEVFKATKGDVIWRGSLKGINLPTGTYWYRVQWENPANKKLEQRSGWILLKNRN